The Conger conger chromosome 15, fConCon1.1, whole genome shotgun sequence genome contains a region encoding:
- the rbl2 gene encoding retinoblastoma-like protein 2 isoform X1 yields the protein MNEEEETLHKTKQGFEELCRALNMDEDASNDAWKNYENINKNYTLEGSELHWLACALYVACRTTVPTVGKGTAEGNYVSLTRILRCSEQSLIEFFSKMRKWQDMAGLPQDFRQRTEKLERNFTVSAVIFKKYVPIFQDIFRAPSDDPPRVHRSRKQRRHPCTVTEVFNFCWILFIHAKGNFPMISDDLVNSYHLLLCALDLVYCNALLGSSRKELLNPAFKGLPEDFGNKDFKPGPGPLCFIERLCELHDGLVLEAKGVKEHFWKPFIKKLFDKKILKGKEETLTGFFDPTNFGDSFASIGRVYEEHVLSTGSLDERIFLGDGANEDIGTPGTCYCTVGSENTERPAHSLHSAQTASALRVSTPLTGRKYVQEGGGVGTPVSMAMQSVGRLHSLLTGLKHGPSDKLASTLRACARDPSEAISNRLKDMSEIFCLHYEGNKEENSSLAKDIGVKYFRLAEALYYKTLEAVINQEKKRLGDSDLSGILEKDVFHRSLLACCLEIVIFSYRPPGEFPRVIEIFDLPPYHFYKVIEVMVRAEEGLFREVVKHLNRIEEQVLESLAWQGGSPLWDSVRGAKSRIPACQEVMPPQHFEGAEGNSVAGSTPLTPSRLNELRVNTPGAAKVVSASPATLHDRYSSPPAAAARRRLFVDGETTSDPATPMRVTQTPLISTIPAGQTVVTMATATVTANNGQTVTIPVQGIANENGGITFIPVQMSVTGQGTGTLQPITAQALTGTLSAQQLTGTAPQATVQNSASTAQQGKRPGPQSPANKPQKTGSLSLFFRKVYHLASVRLRDLCAKLDISAELRRKIWTCFEYSLVHCTDLMLDRHLDQLLMCAIYVMAKVTKEDKSFQNIMKCYRTQPQASSSVYRSVLISGRKRRHSGSSESGHRQSSPSETGRERVSGDSSPVPMRSTSTLPTPQPSSAPPTPTHLPGVPLEQDGEERGDLIRFYNNIYIKQMRLFALRYSSSPGTAPGTDAPPLSPYPSLRTGSPRRVLLSHNHSIYISPHKNGSPLSPRDKIFYYISSSPSKRLREINSMIRTGETPTKKRSMLLEEGGQSPAKRLCQENQTALLRRLQDVANDRGSH from the exons ATGAACGAAGAGGAAGAGACCTTGCACAAAACCAAACAGGGGTTTGAAGAGCTCTGCCGGGCTTTAAATATGGACGAGGACGCAAGCAATGATGCATGGAAgaattatgaaaatattaacaaaaacTACACTTTAGAG GGCAGTGAACTACACTGGCTGGCCTGCGCTCTCTATGTCGCCTGCAGAACAACAGTCCCAACTGTGGGCAAGGGAACAGCTGAGGGGAACTATGTGTCTCTGACCAGGATCCTGCGTTGCTCAGAGCAGAG CCTGATCGAGTTCTTCAGCAAGATGAGGAAGTGGCAGGACATGGCCGGCCTGCCGCAGGACTTCCGCCAGCGCACCGAGAAGCTGGAGAGGAATTTCACCGTGTCGGCCGTCATCTTCAAGAAGTACGTCCCCATCTTCCAGGACATCTTCAGGGCGCCGTCCGACGACCCTCCCCGAGTGCACAGGAGCCGCAAACAGCG ACGCCACCCCTGCACAGTCACTGAGGTCTTCAACTTCTGCTGGATCCTGTTCATCCATGCCAAAG GAAACTTCCCCATGATCAGCGATGACCTGGTGAACTCGTACCACCTGCTGTTGTGCGCACTGGACCTGGTCTACTGCAACGCCCTGCTGGGCTCCAGCCGCAAGGAGCTGCTCAACCCCGcctttaaag GTCTCCCAGAAGACTTTGGGAATAAGGACTTTAAGCCGGGCCCGGGCCCTCTCTGCTTCATCGAGAGGCTGTGTGAGCTGCATGACGGCCTGGTGCTGGAGGCCAAGGGCGTGAAGGAGCACTTCTGGAAGCCCTTCATCAAGAAGCTCTTCGATAAGAAG ATTCTCAAGGGAAAAGAGGAAACCCTCACTGGCTTCTTTGATCCTACAAATTTTGGTGACAGTTT tGCATCCATAGGCCGAGTGTACGAGGAGCACGTCCTGTCCACAGGCAGTCTGGACGAGAGAATTTTCCTGGGGGACGGTGCCAATGAGGACATCGGTACACCAGGAACCTGCTACTGCACTGTGGGCTCGGAGAACACAGAGCGGCCAGCACACAGCCTGCACAGTGCCCAGACT GCCTCCGCCCTCAGAGTCTCCACCCCTCTGACCGGCCGGAAGTACGTACAGGAAGGGGGCGGCGTGGGCACCCCGGTCTCCATGGCGATGCAGAGCGTGGGCCGTCTCCACAGCCTGCTGACGGGGCTGAAACACGGGCCCAGTGACAAGCTGGCCAGCACGCTCAG GGCTTGTGCCAGGGACCCCAGCGAAGCCATCTCTAACAGACTCAAAGACATGTCTGAGATCTTCTGCCTGCACTATGAAGGAAACAAGGAGGAGAACAGCAGCCTGGCCAAAG ATATTGGAGTGAAGTATTTCCGCCTGGCTGAAGCTCTCTACTACAAGACCCTGGAGGCTGTCATCAATCAGGAGAAGAAGAGGCTGGGTGATAGTGATCTCTCT GGGATTTTGGAGAAGGATGTGTTTCATCGCTCTTTACttgcctgctgcctggagaTAGTCATCTTTTCTTATCGACCGCCTGGCGAATTCCCCCGTGTTATCGAGATTTTCGACCTGCCTCCCTACCATTTCTACAAG GTGATCGAGGTGATGGTGCGGGCCGAGGAGGGCCTGTTTCGGGAGGTGGTGAAGCATCTGAACCGCATTGAGGAGCAGGTTCTGGAGAGCTTGGCCTGGCAGGGAGGGTCTCCGCTGTGGGACAGCGTCAGAGGGGCTAAGAGCCGCATTCCTGCCTGTCAGGAG gtgaTGCCTCCCCAGCATTTTGAGGGTGCAGAGGGGAATAGCGTTGCTGGAAGCACCCCTCTAACGCCCAGCCGTCTGAATGAGCTCCGTGTGAACACACCTGGAGCAGCCAAAG tagTGTCCGCGTCTCCCGCCACTCTCCACGACCGCTACAGCTCGCCCCCAGCTGCCGCAGCGCGGAGACGGCTGTTCGTGGACGGCGAgacgacctctgaccccgccaCACCCATGAGAGTGACCCAGACTCCCCTCATCAGCACTATACCTGCGGGCCAGACCGTGGTCACCATGGCGACAGCCACCGTCACCGCCAACAATGGCCAAACAGTCACCATACCTGTACAAG GAATCGCGAATGAGAACGGTGGCATTACCTTCATCCCGGTGCAGATGAGCGTGACAGGCCAGGGCACGGGCACGCTGCAGCCAATCACGGCGCAGGCCCTGACGGGGACGCTAAGCGCACAGCAGCTCACCGGCACCGCCCCTCAGGCCACAGTGCAGAACAGCGCCTCCACCGCACAGCAGGGCAAGAGGCCTGGGCCCCAGAGCCCCGCAAACAAGCCCCAAAAAACCGGATCCCTCTCCCTTTTCTTCCGCAAG GTGTACCACCTGGCCAGCGTGCGTCTGCGGGACCTCTGCGCCAAGCTGGACATCTCCGCAGAGCTGCGCAGGAAGATCTGGACCTGCTTCGAGTACTCGCTGGTCCACTGCACAGACCTCATGTTGGACCGGCACCTGGACCAGCTGCTCATGTGCGCCATCTACGTCATGGCCAAG GTGACCAAAGAGGACAAGTCTTTTCAGAACATAATGAAGTGCTATAGGACCCAGCCTCAGGCCAGCAGCAGT GTTTACAGGAGTGTGCTGATCTCCGGGAGGAAGAGGCGTCACTCAGGCAGCAGTGAGAGTGGACACAGACAGAGCTCTCCCAGTGAGACCGGGCGAGAGCGTG TGAGCGGAGACAGCAGCCCGGTCCCCATGCGCTCCACCAGCACCCTGCCCACGCCCCAGCCCAGCAGTGCTCCCCCGACCCCCACACACCTGCCGGGGGTGCCCCTGGAGCAGgacggggaggagaggggagaccTCATCCGCTTCTACAACAACATCTACATCAAACAGATGCGCCTCTTCGCCCTGCGGTACTCCTCCAGCCCGGGCACGGCTCCAGGG ACGGacgccccgcccctctctccgTACCCCTCGTTGCGGACGGGGTCCCCACGCAGGGTCCTGCTGTCCCACAACCACTCCATCTACATATCCCCCCACAAGAACGGgagtcccctctccccccgcgaCAAGATCTTCTACTACATCAGCAGCAGCCCCTCTAAG CGGCTGCGGGAGATCAACAGCATGATCCGGACGGGCGAGACGCCCACCAAGAAGCGCAGCATGCTGCTGGAGGAGGGCGGCCAGTCCCCCGCCAAGCGGCTGTGTCAGGAGAACCAGACGGCCCTGCTGCGGCGGCTACAGGACGTGGCCAACGACCGCGGGTCCCACTGA
- the rbl2 gene encoding retinoblastoma-like protein 2 isoform X2, with amino-acid sequence MNEEEETLHKTKQGFEELCRALNMDEDASNDAWKNYENINKNYTLEGSELHWLACALYVACRTTVPTVGKGTAEGNYVSLTRILRCSEQSLIEFFSKMRKWQDMAGLPQDFRQRTEKLERNFTVSAVIFKKYVPIFQDIFRAPSDDPPRVHRSRKQRRHPCTVTEVFNFCWILFIHAKGNFPMISDDLVNSYHLLLCALDLVYCNALLGSSRKELLNPAFKGLPEDFGNKDFKPGPGPLCFIERLCELHDGLVLEAKGVKEHFWKPFIKKLFDKKILKGKEETLTGFFDPTNFGDSFASIGRVYEEHVLSTGSLDERIFLGDGANEDIGTPGTCYCTVGSENTERPAHSLHSAQTASALRVSTPLTGRKYVQEGGGVGTPVSMAMQSVGRLHSLLTGLKHGPSDKLASTLRACARDPSEAISNRLKDMSEIFCLHYEGNKEENSSLAKDIGVKYFRLAEALYYKTLEAVINQEKKRLGDSDLSGILEKDVFHRSLLACCLEIVIFSYRPPGEFPRVIEIFDLPPYHFYKVIEVMVRAEEGLFREVVKHLNRIEEQVLESLAWQGGSPLWDSVRGAKSRIPACQEVMPPQHFEGAEGNSVAGSTPLTPSRLNELRVNTPGAAKVSASPATLHDRYSSPPAAAARRRLFVDGETTSDPATPMRVTQTPLISTIPAGQTVVTMATATVTANNGQTVTIPVQGIANENGGITFIPVQMSVTGQGTGTLQPITAQALTGTLSAQQLTGTAPQATVQNSASTAQQGKRPGPQSPANKPQKTGSLSLFFRKVYHLASVRLRDLCAKLDISAELRRKIWTCFEYSLVHCTDLMLDRHLDQLLMCAIYVMAKVTKEDKSFQNIMKCYRTQPQASSSVYRSVLISGRKRRHSGSSESGHRQSSPSETGRERVSGDSSPVPMRSTSTLPTPQPSSAPPTPTHLPGVPLEQDGEERGDLIRFYNNIYIKQMRLFALRYSSSPGTAPGTDAPPLSPYPSLRTGSPRRVLLSHNHSIYISPHKNGSPLSPRDKIFYYISSSPSKRLREINSMIRTGETPTKKRSMLLEEGGQSPAKRLCQENQTALLRRLQDVANDRGSH; translated from the exons ATGAACGAAGAGGAAGAGACCTTGCACAAAACCAAACAGGGGTTTGAAGAGCTCTGCCGGGCTTTAAATATGGACGAGGACGCAAGCAATGATGCATGGAAgaattatgaaaatattaacaaaaacTACACTTTAGAG GGCAGTGAACTACACTGGCTGGCCTGCGCTCTCTATGTCGCCTGCAGAACAACAGTCCCAACTGTGGGCAAGGGAACAGCTGAGGGGAACTATGTGTCTCTGACCAGGATCCTGCGTTGCTCAGAGCAGAG CCTGATCGAGTTCTTCAGCAAGATGAGGAAGTGGCAGGACATGGCCGGCCTGCCGCAGGACTTCCGCCAGCGCACCGAGAAGCTGGAGAGGAATTTCACCGTGTCGGCCGTCATCTTCAAGAAGTACGTCCCCATCTTCCAGGACATCTTCAGGGCGCCGTCCGACGACCCTCCCCGAGTGCACAGGAGCCGCAAACAGCG ACGCCACCCCTGCACAGTCACTGAGGTCTTCAACTTCTGCTGGATCCTGTTCATCCATGCCAAAG GAAACTTCCCCATGATCAGCGATGACCTGGTGAACTCGTACCACCTGCTGTTGTGCGCACTGGACCTGGTCTACTGCAACGCCCTGCTGGGCTCCAGCCGCAAGGAGCTGCTCAACCCCGcctttaaag GTCTCCCAGAAGACTTTGGGAATAAGGACTTTAAGCCGGGCCCGGGCCCTCTCTGCTTCATCGAGAGGCTGTGTGAGCTGCATGACGGCCTGGTGCTGGAGGCCAAGGGCGTGAAGGAGCACTTCTGGAAGCCCTTCATCAAGAAGCTCTTCGATAAGAAG ATTCTCAAGGGAAAAGAGGAAACCCTCACTGGCTTCTTTGATCCTACAAATTTTGGTGACAGTTT tGCATCCATAGGCCGAGTGTACGAGGAGCACGTCCTGTCCACAGGCAGTCTGGACGAGAGAATTTTCCTGGGGGACGGTGCCAATGAGGACATCGGTACACCAGGAACCTGCTACTGCACTGTGGGCTCGGAGAACACAGAGCGGCCAGCACACAGCCTGCACAGTGCCCAGACT GCCTCCGCCCTCAGAGTCTCCACCCCTCTGACCGGCCGGAAGTACGTACAGGAAGGGGGCGGCGTGGGCACCCCGGTCTCCATGGCGATGCAGAGCGTGGGCCGTCTCCACAGCCTGCTGACGGGGCTGAAACACGGGCCCAGTGACAAGCTGGCCAGCACGCTCAG GGCTTGTGCCAGGGACCCCAGCGAAGCCATCTCTAACAGACTCAAAGACATGTCTGAGATCTTCTGCCTGCACTATGAAGGAAACAAGGAGGAGAACAGCAGCCTGGCCAAAG ATATTGGAGTGAAGTATTTCCGCCTGGCTGAAGCTCTCTACTACAAGACCCTGGAGGCTGTCATCAATCAGGAGAAGAAGAGGCTGGGTGATAGTGATCTCTCT GGGATTTTGGAGAAGGATGTGTTTCATCGCTCTTTACttgcctgctgcctggagaTAGTCATCTTTTCTTATCGACCGCCTGGCGAATTCCCCCGTGTTATCGAGATTTTCGACCTGCCTCCCTACCATTTCTACAAG GTGATCGAGGTGATGGTGCGGGCCGAGGAGGGCCTGTTTCGGGAGGTGGTGAAGCATCTGAACCGCATTGAGGAGCAGGTTCTGGAGAGCTTGGCCTGGCAGGGAGGGTCTCCGCTGTGGGACAGCGTCAGAGGGGCTAAGAGCCGCATTCCTGCCTGTCAGGAG gtgaTGCCTCCCCAGCATTTTGAGGGTGCAGAGGGGAATAGCGTTGCTGGAAGCACCCCTCTAACGCCCAGCCGTCTGAATGAGCTCCGTGTGAACACACCTGGAGCAGCCAAAG TGTCCGCGTCTCCCGCCACTCTCCACGACCGCTACAGCTCGCCCCCAGCTGCCGCAGCGCGGAGACGGCTGTTCGTGGACGGCGAgacgacctctgaccccgccaCACCCATGAGAGTGACCCAGACTCCCCTCATCAGCACTATACCTGCGGGCCAGACCGTGGTCACCATGGCGACAGCCACCGTCACCGCCAACAATGGCCAAACAGTCACCATACCTGTACAAG GAATCGCGAATGAGAACGGTGGCATTACCTTCATCCCGGTGCAGATGAGCGTGACAGGCCAGGGCACGGGCACGCTGCAGCCAATCACGGCGCAGGCCCTGACGGGGACGCTAAGCGCACAGCAGCTCACCGGCACCGCCCCTCAGGCCACAGTGCAGAACAGCGCCTCCACCGCACAGCAGGGCAAGAGGCCTGGGCCCCAGAGCCCCGCAAACAAGCCCCAAAAAACCGGATCCCTCTCCCTTTTCTTCCGCAAG GTGTACCACCTGGCCAGCGTGCGTCTGCGGGACCTCTGCGCCAAGCTGGACATCTCCGCAGAGCTGCGCAGGAAGATCTGGACCTGCTTCGAGTACTCGCTGGTCCACTGCACAGACCTCATGTTGGACCGGCACCTGGACCAGCTGCTCATGTGCGCCATCTACGTCATGGCCAAG GTGACCAAAGAGGACAAGTCTTTTCAGAACATAATGAAGTGCTATAGGACCCAGCCTCAGGCCAGCAGCAGT GTTTACAGGAGTGTGCTGATCTCCGGGAGGAAGAGGCGTCACTCAGGCAGCAGTGAGAGTGGACACAGACAGAGCTCTCCCAGTGAGACCGGGCGAGAGCGTG TGAGCGGAGACAGCAGCCCGGTCCCCATGCGCTCCACCAGCACCCTGCCCACGCCCCAGCCCAGCAGTGCTCCCCCGACCCCCACACACCTGCCGGGGGTGCCCCTGGAGCAGgacggggaggagaggggagaccTCATCCGCTTCTACAACAACATCTACATCAAACAGATGCGCCTCTTCGCCCTGCGGTACTCCTCCAGCCCGGGCACGGCTCCAGGG ACGGacgccccgcccctctctccgTACCCCTCGTTGCGGACGGGGTCCCCACGCAGGGTCCTGCTGTCCCACAACCACTCCATCTACATATCCCCCCACAAGAACGGgagtcccctctccccccgcgaCAAGATCTTCTACTACATCAGCAGCAGCCCCTCTAAG CGGCTGCGGGAGATCAACAGCATGATCCGGACGGGCGAGACGCCCACCAAGAAGCGCAGCATGCTGCTGGAGGAGGGCGGCCAGTCCCCCGCCAAGCGGCTGTGTCAGGAGAACCAGACGGCCCTGCTGCGGCGGCTACAGGACGTGGCCAACGACCGCGGGTCCCACTGA